A portion of the Adhaeribacter radiodurans genome contains these proteins:
- a CDS encoding DUF1573 domain-containing protein: MKLTKLLLIGYCLLFIPNFLWAQGILKFEKETHEFGTITEGVQATYEFKFKNTGNQPVVISNVQPSCGCTTPDWTKEPILPGKSGMVKAVYNSADRPGAFHKSITVTSNASTPTQALFIKGTVEEASAAKTAYTPAQKASSPRLTFTKNTHDFGKLEAGQKAKATFTIKNTGKQPLILQGVKSPCNCINYRISASEIAPGKEENLELTYTQRLLGEQTEKVSFISNDIVSPETALTLRAKVVESLNTTSIIKESSAAVPFK, from the coding sequence ATGAAATTGACGAAGTTACTTTTAATTGGTTATTGCCTTTTATTTATACCAAATTTTTTGTGGGCCCAGGGCATTTTAAAATTTGAAAAAGAAACGCACGAATTTGGCACCATCACTGAAGGAGTACAGGCTACCTACGAATTTAAGTTTAAAAATACAGGTAACCAGCCGGTGGTAATTTCTAATGTGCAGCCTTCCTGCGGGTGTACTACCCCCGATTGGACCAAAGAACCTATTTTACCAGGTAAAAGCGGCATGGTAAAAGCTGTATACAACAGTGCCGATCGGCCGGGTGCTTTTCATAAAAGTATTACCGTAACCAGCAATGCTTCTACTCCTACCCAGGCTTTGTTTATAAAAGGAACCGTAGAGGAGGCAAGCGCCGCTAAAACTGCTTACACCCCTGCCCAGAAAGCCAGCTCACCCCGACTTACTTTTACTAAAAATACCCATGACTTTGGCAAGTTAGAAGCCGGACAAAAAGCTAAAGCTACATTTACCATTAAAAACACTGGTAAACAGCCACTTATCCTTCAAGGGGTAAAATCGCCTTGTAACTGTATTAATTATAGAATTTCGGCTTCAGAAATTGCTCCAGGAAAAGAAGAAAATTTGGAACTAACTTATACCCAGCGGCTGTTAGGAGAACAAACAGAGAAAGTAAGTTTCATTTCTAACGATATTGTATCTCCCGAAACAGCTTTAACTTTAAGGGCCAAAGTAGTGGAGAGTTTAAATACAACCAGCATCATAAAGGAGAGCAGCGCTGCTGTTCCGTTTAAATAG